From the Amblyraja radiata isolate CabotCenter1 chromosome 12, sAmbRad1.1.pri, whole genome shotgun sequence genome, one window contains:
- the zbtb33 gene encoding transcriptional regulator Kaiso, with protein MRSDAPQAMATGGLEIVNNDDTQDMPPAFAQAEELQESEEEEEDAPSLQLSLPSTSSDPGTSRTLEDSLAARSTRRESPVMESKKLISATDIHHSGTLLKSLNEQRAQGLFCDITIIVEDRKFRAHKNVLSSASSYFHHLFSLDATSNVNGQVLELNFVRAEVFAEILNFIYTSKLVHVNAELVSELIHSGQALGLRFLADIGESLSKLKGLAPNVNSAASVINSRGEATQNIDAELTVQPERLIVHVEEGGLGPRITDAFSLSSAEFRVAKGNGKDSASGEDSDDSDDVIFCSVISPPKQPSSVASMGSMKTRIIVPNVPVSSDNLGVQTIQSTLAPETSLNVGGFQVNIPNGSTESGQNTASNQQSTNGVNVKFLQDGKQLVTIDKMAGIDTLSKGCRVYANIDTNPNTYHIVVPNKDDLANREPKQNKQPGFADQNLLLIGVKVSEDGGHSSIPTMPENSGAHVNDSRPIYINEEFFPDAKRMKKEQDHYELIVDGRVFYVCIVCKRSYACLTSLRRHFNVHSWEKKYPCHYCEKVFPLAEYRTKHEILHTGERRYQCLTCGETFINYQVMSSHIRSAHSKKIGKSTAEDETVPDSKLYRLLPCKSLQIRQYGFLTASASSAVAKINEDGILYHVGNDSEGTPQLATPETIGGGKPSTWDDIFPQEGTPVYRYNSLDGNSELEFVIPESFREMA; from the exons ATGCGCTCAGATGCCCCACAAGCAATGGCCACCGGTGGACTGGAGATCGTTAATAATGATG ACACACAGGACATGCCGCCTGCCTTCGCCCAAGCTGAGGAGCTGCAGGAgtcagaggaggaagaggaggatgcACCGTCGCTGCAGTTGTCACTCCCATCCACCAGCTCAGATCCTGGCACCTCGCGGACTCTGGAGGACAGTTTAGCGGCGAGATCTACACGTCGTGAATCACCAG TTATGGAGAGCAAAAAACTGATTAGTGCAACCGACATCCATCACTCGGGAACATTGTTGAAGTCTCTTAATGAGCAGCGGGCCCAAGGACTGTTCTGTGATATTACAATAATTGTGGAGGATCGCAAATTTCGAGCACATAAGAATGTCTTGTCATCTGCCAGTAGCTACTTCCATCACCTTTTCAGTCTCGATGCCACCAGCAATGTCAACGGACAAGTCCTTGAACTGAACTTCGTGAGAGCAGAGGTATTTGCCGAGATCCTGAATTTTATCTACACCTCCAAGTTGGTTCATGTGAATGCTGAACTTGTAAGTGAGTTGATTCATTCTGGGCAGGCCTTGGGGCTAAGATTCCTCGCTGACATAGGGGAATCGCTTTCAAAGTTAAAAGGATTGGCACCAAATGTCAACAGTGCTGCCTCTGTGATAAACTCCAGGGGTGAGGCCACGCAGAATATTGATGCTGAGTTAACAGTGCAACCTGAACGTTTGATTGTACACGTTGAAGAAGGAGGTCTGGGACCACGAATAACTGATGCCTTCTCCCTGTCTAGTGCAGAGTTTAGGGTTGCAAAAGGTAATGGTAAGGACTCAGCCAGCGGTGAAGACTCAGATGATAGTGATGATGTTATTTTCTGCAGTGTAATTTCACCACCTAAACAACCTTCCAGTGTAGCGAGCATGGGTTCAATGAAAACAAGAATTATTGTTCCTAATGTACCAGTGAGTTCTGACAATTTAGGAGTTCAAACAATACAAAGTACCCTGGCACCAGAGACATCCTTGAATGTTGGGGGTTTTCAAGTCAATATCCCCAATGGAAGCACGGAAAGTGGGCAAAATACTGCAAGCAACCAGCAAAGCACAAACGGCGTAAATGTGAAGTTTCTTCAAGATGGCAAACAACTTGTGACTATAGATAAAATGGCGGGCATTGACACGTTGTCTAAAGGTTGCAGAGTCTATGCAAATATCGACACAAATCCTAACACGTATCACATTGTGGTGCCGAACAAAGATGACCTTGCCAACCGTGAACCCAAGCAGAACAAGCAGCCAGGGTTTGCTGACCAGAACTTGCTTCTGATCGGAGTCAAGGTGTCCGAAGATGGAGGCCACTCGAGCATTCCAACGATGCCTGAAAATTCTGGTGCTCATGTGAACGATTCAAGACCTATATACATCAATGAAGAGTTCTTTCCCGATGCAAAGCGAATGAAAAAGGAACAAGATCATTATGAGTTAATTGTAGATGGACGAGTATTTTATGTGTGCATTGTTTGTAAGCGGTCTTATGCATGCCTGACTAGCTTGAGAAGGCACTTCAATGTTCACTCCTGGGAGAAGAAATATCCTTGCCATtactgtgagaaagtgtttccacTGGCAGAGTATCGTACGAAGCACGAAATTCTCCACACTGGCGAACGGCGGTACCAGTGCTTGACCTGTGGCGAGACCTTCATCAATTACCAGGTGATGTCGTCACACATCAGGTCGGCCCACAGCAAGAAGATTGGAAAGAGCACGGCTGAAGACGAGACTGTTCCCGACTCAAAGCTTTACCGCTTGCTGCCGTGCAAAAGCTTACAGATCAGACAGTATGGGTTCCTAACTGCAAGCGCATCAAGCGCAGTGGCTAAGATTAATGAAGACGGAATATTGTATCATGTAGGAAATGACAGTGAAGGAACTCCGCAGCTTGCCACCCCAGAGACCATTGGGGGTGGTAAGCCATCCACCTGGGATGATATTTTCCCTCAGGAAGGAACCCCAGTTTACAGGTACAATTCCTTAGATGGCAATTCCGAATTAGAATTTGTTATACCAGAATCCTTCAGAGAAATGGCTTGA